The region AAACGATACTGCGCCACAGGTCGCAGAGGACCCGTTCCCAATGGGGCCTCGTCTCGCGACTCACCACGGCCTACTGGCCCAAGCTGAAAATCCGACACCCGTGGCCAGACCAACGATTTGCCGTCAGCGCTGTCATGGGCGCAACCCAGGGGAGGAGCCTCGTGCCTTAGCGGGCATGCGGGGATCTGCGCGGGGGGCGCTGGGTAACCGGCGTCCCTACCGCAATGAGAATGGTCGTGTTCTAAAGCTGCTGCCGCTCGTACACCCTCGGCAGGCTGCAGGGTTGGGGCATCACGATCCGGAATGGAAAGCGCTGCACGAGAAGGGTAGGCCAAATGGCTCCTGTGGTGCACACGTGCCTCTGAGGACGTTCCCCGACCGGTGCGTGCAGGCTGACTGACCTGTACCGCCTCCGGCGACCGGGTTCTGAGCCGACGCGGATTCTGCTACACGGACGGGGATCGAAGCAGCCGGATGTCATTGTTAGTGCCCCTAAGTCATCGGTGTATCTCGTCTGCAAACTCGTTGAGCCAATGTACATCGTCGGCTCGTGACTGAAGCTCAGTGGCGACGCCGTCGTAGAAAACCGCCAATTCGATCCGCTTGCCGTTCTCCGACAAGAATTCGACCGCATCCAACAGATCGCTATCACCGGAGGACAGCAATAGCGTTTGGTAGCGATCTCGGTGTATTAATGCTAGAGTTGCAATACCAACATCCACGCCCTTCTGTTGCTGATTCGCCAGATCGTGCTGCGTTCCGTGGGGGCAAGTCAGTTCGACCTGAGTACTACATTCATTGCAATGAGCACGGTTTGCTCGGATTGTCTTCAACTCATGTAGCTTAGTGATGAGTTGTGGCCCGCGGGGTGGAGCCGAACGAAGCCATGTGTGAAACGCATCTTGAGCGTCTGTGGGCGGATTCGGCGTGGAGTTGAGATAGTAGGCCCGCCAGATCGGCCCAGACTCCTCCAGCTTTTTGCGGAGCTTCAGGTAGTCTAATCGGTATCCTTGTTCGACTGTTCGGCAGGCATTGAACAGATATCCGGCGTCAATTATCCAGAGTCGCATAGTTGTTCCTCCTCAACCTTGCTGGGCGAGTGGTTTCACGTCAGCTTCGCGATCTTTCGCTGCACTTCCTAATTTCGGGAGTTATATCGTTTACTATATATGCCCCGTCCACGTAGTGGAGGGCTGCCCTCGATCAGGACACTTTTCTGAGTACGATTCGAGTTGGAGGCGGCTTCTTTCCATGAGCCGAGTCGGTAGCGATCTGCACAAGCACGTCACGGAATTCCGAGGTGAGGTCTTCCATATTGAAAAACAGGTCGATCTTGCCCGGTATGCGGTTTTCCTTCGGAAGGGTTCTGTGGTTCCACCGCCCCTCAAGGGTCAGGAAGGTTCCCGAGCGGGCTGAGGGTGGCCATTCGGTTGTCCGGTCTTCAACCTCGAAGAACACAGTGTCTTCCTCAAAGGGAGTTTCGTACCGGATTCTAATGGCCGATAGAACCAGCCTCTGGAAACCGCTGATCTCCTTGCCGCTTCCTGCTGGGCTGTGGATCTCGTATTGAGGCATTGGAACCCCCTCTGGTAGAGTTTCATATCACGGTAGCAGGGAGGATTGCCTATGTCACGAGCACCTGTCATACCACCCCCCTCCGGCGAACATGACCCAGGAGGAACTTGCCCGGCGTCTCCTGGCGTTGCCGCCACAGCCGAAGACGAAAAGGAATCTGAGGCGGCCGAGCCGATAGCGGGCTGCTAGGTTTCTTCGACTGCCTCTATGCAGAGGGTCGGAGACATTCGGAAAGGAACTGGAACATGAATGGGTGAAAGCGAAGGGTGTATCGACACCAGATGAGTATCTCAAGCGGGTCTTGGCAAAGAGGATTCGGAGAGACGTAGGGCGGACCAACAAACAGCCGGCCGATATCCGCAGCAACCAGATTCTGGTCGTGAAGGAAGAAGAAGGAGACCTTCTCTTCCCGTATGTCGTTTACGTCCACCACCTCCGCAACGATTCGCTTTTCGATCGTCCGTTGGTCAACCTCGGAAACGATTTCCGCAGGAACGCGGCGCTCAGAGGCCATGACCAAGACACAGCTTCTGAACGTCCTGTCCGAATCGACCGAGCTCCAGAGGAAGGACGTGGCCTCGGTGCTCGACCAGCTCGAGCGTCACGTCAAGAGACGCGCGGTGGGAACGTTCACGCTTCCTGGGCCTGCTCAAGATCAAGGTCGTGAGCAAGCCCGCGACAAAGGCGCGCAAGATGATCTCGCCCTTCACCGGCCAGGAGATCACGGTGGCCGCGAAACCCGCGTCGCGGGCAGTGAAGGTTTAGCGGGACGGCGGTCAAATGAGCACCTCACTTCAATTGTACTCACCCAAGTCTGTGTGTTCCATTAGTTCCCGGAAGAGCGCCCGCTCACCA is a window of Deltaproteobacteria bacterium DNA encoding:
- a CDS encoding NYN domain-containing protein, producing MRLWIIDAGYLFNACRTVEQGYRLDYLKLRKKLEESGPIWRAYYLNSTPNPPTDAQDAFHTWLRSAPPRGPQLITKLHELKTIRANRAHCNECSTQVELTCPHGTQHDLANQQQKGVDVGIATLALIHRDRYQTLLLSSGDSDLLDAVEFLSENGKRIELAVFYDGVATELQSRADDVHWLNEFADEIHR